A region from the Natronomonas salsuginis genome encodes:
- a CDS encoding type II secretion system F family protein, with translation MSVESAPRSRWMDVLADVCYPLTRRLFDDGSDFVGNLERKLAEARIAQTVELYLSKSLAIGLIAGGVLWLLGTLLGWLLVTLVITEPPVLLGLPFPEPYLSIVNSLKLPLLIVFSGLVFGSIGFGAGFGGMIAKPYLDADARKREINVLLSDSVSFMYALSVGGLNQLEILQSMARADDTYGEVAKEFQSIVLETEYFDTDYRTAVRNQAMQTPSDELSQFLTDMLSIINSGGDMERFLEDQKEKHMRTSKQEQEVVLETLELFGEMYMTLSLFPLLLIIILVIMSMLGEAQDTLLYGTVYGLIPLIGAGFLVLVSTVVADEVGDGYLRGDDDAPAEGSGGMFSLGLVEAYAGRYSVFDRIKSREGTYVTGKILKQPHLFFRDHPLAVLAITLPPSLVLVTVSVTAGAAPTSVQGMIDEPILGTFLWVYLPLYLNLIPLVAFHEWNVRSRRRVTNNLSDNLRKLSSANDTGMTILESLKIVADTSSGRLSNEFRMMYAKVNYGTSLRTALREFNNRYHIPRLARTVKLISKAQEASSQITQVLSTAAQASENQDDIERDRKSRTRMQMVIIIMTYVTLLGVMALLKVEFLDTMAALVDSTGGGGGGAPGVGGGFGGGLDIDELTMLFFHAVTIQGIISGVIAGYIREVSILASLKFVVVLPTLALVVFMFI, from the coding sequence ATGAGCGTCGAATCCGCACCGCGATCGAGGTGGATGGACGTCCTCGCCGACGTGTGTTACCCGCTCACCCGGCGACTCTTCGACGACGGGAGCGACTTCGTCGGCAACCTCGAACGGAAGCTCGCGGAGGCACGGATCGCTCAGACCGTCGAGTTGTATCTCTCGAAATCGCTCGCGATCGGGCTCATCGCGGGCGGCGTTCTGTGGCTCCTCGGGACGCTTCTCGGGTGGCTACTCGTCACGCTTGTCATCACCGAGCCGCCCGTCCTCCTTGGATTGCCGTTTCCGGAGCCGTACCTCTCGATTGTCAATTCGTTAAAACTACCGCTGTTGATCGTGTTCTCCGGGCTCGTCTTCGGCTCGATCGGGTTCGGAGCGGGGTTCGGTGGGATGATCGCCAAACCGTACCTCGACGCCGACGCCCGAAAGCGCGAGATCAACGTCCTGCTCTCGGACTCGGTCTCGTTCATGTACGCGCTGTCGGTGGGCGGGCTCAACCAACTCGAGATTCTTCAGTCGATGGCGCGCGCCGACGACACCTACGGCGAGGTGGCAAAGGAGTTCCAGTCGATAGTCCTCGAGACCGAGTATTTCGACACCGACTACCGGACTGCGGTCCGGAATCAGGCGATGCAGACGCCCTCGGATGAGCTGAGCCAGTTCCTCACGGACATGCTTTCGATCATCAACTCCGGCGGCGACATGGAGCGATTCCTGGAGGATCAAAAAGAAAAGCACATGCGGACCTCGAAACAGGAGCAGGAGGTCGTCCTCGAGACACTAGAACTTTTCGGGGAGATGTACATGACGCTGTCGCTGTTCCCGCTGCTTCTCATCATCATCCTCGTCATCATGTCGATGCTCGGTGAGGCACAGGATACGCTGCTATACGGTACGGTTTACGGACTCATCCCGCTCATCGGAGCCGGCTTTCTGGTACTCGTCTCGACGGTCGTCGCCGACGAGGTCGGCGATGGCTACCTCCGTGGGGACGACGATGCTCCCGCCGAGGGGTCCGGCGGCATGTTCTCGCTCGGCCTCGTCGAGGCGTACGCCGGTCGGTACTCGGTCTTCGATCGGATCAAGTCCCGGGAGGGCACGTACGTCACGGGCAAGATCCTCAAACAGCCGCACCTGTTCTTCCGGGATCACCCCCTGGCGGTGCTCGCGATTACGCTCCCACCCTCGCTCGTGCTCGTCACCGTGTCGGTCACCGCTGGGGCGGCCCCGACCTCGGTACAGGGGATGATCGACGAGCCGATCCTTGGAACGTTTCTGTGGGTCTACCTCCCGCTGTATCTCAATCTCATCCCGCTCGTGGCGTTCCACGAGTGGAACGTCCGGTCGCGCCGGAGGGTCACCAACAACCTCTCGGACAACCTCCGGAAGCTCTCGAGCGCCAACGACACCGGGATGACGATCCTCGAATCGCTGAAGATCGTCGCGGACACCTCGTCAGGACGACTCTCGAACGAGTTCCGGATGATGTACGCGAAGGTGAACTACGGAACGAGCCTCCGGACGGCGCTCCGGGAGTTCAACAACCGATACCACATCCCGCGACTTGCCCGGACCGTCAAACTCATTTCGAAGGCCCAAGAGGCCTCCAGTCAGATCACCCAGGTCCTCTCGACGGCGGCGCAGGCCTCCGAGAACCAGGACGATATCGAACGCGATCGGAAGTCCAGAACGCGGATGCAGATGGTCATCATCATCATGACGTACGTCACGCTGCTCGGCGTGATGGCGCTTCTCAAAGTGGAGTTCCTCGATACGATGGCCGCGCTGGTCGACAGCACCGGTGGTGGAGGCGGCGGCGCGCCGGGGGTCGGCGGCGGATTCGGCGGCGGCCTCGACATCGACGAGCTAACGATGCTGTTTTTCCACGCCGTCACGATACAGGGGATCATCTCAGGCGTCATCGCGGGCTACATCCGCGAGGTGAGCATCCTGGCCAGCCTGAAGTTCGTCGTCGTG
- a CDS encoding type II/IV secretion system ATPase subunit, which translates to MATNDSDEGADGNSLPETGEGPASESTEEGTSSTVSDDPDADAAAGIDQDVDEDTDENTDADSAAIDPDTDIQSHSDSDTEDDAEDDTDTEDEDDLLPPVTVGRYGWEAFKREYYYDEEGNPPEEGKPSEVVPFDPEPYLGFDPAETEPRLGSGATASELLAEIEDERTVRVDPDLDEDEFFSNADGTTTVVTRYDLEKAVPSEKKGHFREVDRYWVHKPYAFVVIFHSEKENEKKYYLVDPYLTDIESELREFLVGKLKTAIKYSDDDVVVQGDSDARAEVIETETHTLLERYGLYAEEARPDSGGLLDSARDLVGFGCEEEDAEDGPQELQGISVRPEPALMEEDSPTLTEHQIEKLSYYLKRDFVGFERIDGIKHDINVEDISCDGYNSPVFVYHSEYEQIISNVYHGEDELDEFVVKLAQRSGKGISKRSPQVDATLPDGSRAQLTLGREVSDHGTNYTIRQFKDVPFTPIDLINWNTFSLDEMAFLWLCIENQKSVVFAGGTASGKTTSLNAVSLFIPSKAKIVSIEDTREVELPQRNWIASVTRPSFSDDDKGDVDEFDLLEAALRQRPEYIVMGEIRGDEGRTLFQVMSTGHTTLTTFHADSVGEVIKRFTTEPINVSKTMFTALDLVSIQTQTRVQDNKVRRNKSLTEINHYDPENDEINVQDVYQWQAETDEYLKMGQSNTLDGIAFDRGWRYDRLESELLVREIVLAYLIHEGLNTYTQVAATLQAFLNDPETILTLIATDDLERSLEDLREMESVEIDIDPDKEAMVPRPDASEEMLEETKRILERADPVLEEYRGPEPGVDIVDALDIDAVDDIEVGGFGDDRSESADDGFESGAESDLRTEFDLDSGFGAESDVDAGSDTTSNPGSPFGAGSESADGSDIPNLDDLRSGGDDDTDP; encoded by the coding sequence ATGGCGACTAACGATTCGGACGAGGGAGCCGACGGGAACTCGCTCCCCGAAACCGGCGAGGGACCGGCGTCCGAATCGACCGAGGAGGGGACGTCTTCGACTGTCTCCGACGACCCCGACGCGGACGCCGCTGCGGGCATCGACCAAGACGTTGACGAAGATACTGACGAAAACACCGACGCCGATTCCGCTGCGATCGACCCCGATACCGATATACAGTCCCACTCTGACTCCGACACCGAAGACGACGCCGAGGACGACACGGATACCGAAGACGAGGACGATCTCCTGCCACCTGTCACCGTCGGCCGCTACGGCTGGGAGGCGTTCAAGCGCGAGTACTACTACGACGAGGAGGGGAATCCGCCCGAGGAGGGAAAGCCATCCGAGGTGGTACCCTTCGACCCCGAACCGTATCTCGGGTTCGACCCGGCCGAGACGGAACCACGACTCGGGAGCGGCGCAACTGCGTCCGAACTGCTCGCAGAGATCGAAGACGAACGCACCGTCCGTGTCGACCCCGATCTCGACGAGGACGAGTTTTTTTCGAACGCCGACGGGACCACCACCGTCGTCACCCGGTACGATCTGGAGAAAGCCGTCCCGAGCGAAAAAAAGGGACACTTCCGCGAGGTCGACCGGTACTGGGTTCACAAGCCGTACGCGTTCGTGGTCATCTTTCACTCCGAAAAGGAGAACGAGAAGAAGTACTACCTCGTCGACCCGTATCTCACCGACATCGAGTCCGAGCTGCGGGAGTTCCTCGTCGGGAAGCTCAAGACCGCGATTAAGTACTCCGACGACGACGTCGTCGTTCAGGGCGATTCTGACGCTAGAGCCGAGGTGATCGAGACCGAGACGCACACGCTCCTCGAACGGTATGGACTGTACGCCGAGGAAGCTCGTCCGGACTCCGGCGGCCTGCTCGATTCGGCCCGCGACCTCGTCGGATTCGGCTGCGAGGAGGAGGACGCCGAGGACGGGCCACAGGAGCTACAGGGTATTTCGGTCCGTCCCGAGCCCGCGCTCATGGAGGAGGATTCCCCAACGCTCACGGAGCACCAGATCGAGAAGCTCTCTTACTATCTCAAACGTGATTTCGTCGGCTTCGAGCGGATCGACGGCATCAAACACGACATCAACGTCGAGGACATCTCCTGTGACGGATACAACTCCCCGGTGTTCGTCTACCACTCCGAGTACGAACAGATCATCTCGAACGTCTATCACGGCGAAGATGAACTCGACGAGTTCGTCGTCAAACTCGCTCAGCGGTCCGGAAAAGGGATCTCGAAGCGGAGCCCGCAGGTCGACGCGACGCTGCCGGACGGCTCGCGGGCCCAGCTCACGCTCGGCCGCGAGGTCTCAGACCACGGAACCAACTACACGATCCGGCAGTTCAAGGACGTCCCGTTCACGCCGATCGACCTGATCAACTGGAACACCTTCTCGCTCGACGAGATGGCCTTCCTCTGGCTCTGCATCGAAAACCAGAAGTCGGTCGTCTTCGCCGGCGGGACGGCGTCCGGGAAGACCACCTCGCTGAACGCGGTGTCGCTTTTCATCCCGAGCAAGGCGAAGATCGTCTCGATCGAGGACACCCGCGAGGTCGAACTCCCGCAGCGAAACTGGATCGCGAGCGTCACCCGCCCGTCGTTCAGCGACGACGACAAGGGCGACGTCGACGAGTTCGACCTCCTCGAAGCCGCGCTCCGACAGCGCCCCGAGTACATCGTCATGGGCGAGATCCGGGGCGATGAGGGTCGAACGCTGTTTCAGGTCATGTCCACCGGCCACACCACGCTGACGACGTTCCACGCTGACTCCGTCGGCGAAGTGATAAAGCGGTTCACCACCGAGCCGATCAACGTCTCGAAGACGATGTTCACCGCGCTGGATCTCGTGTCGATCCAGACGCAAACCCGCGTGCAGGACAATAAGGTCAGGCGGAACAAATCGCTCACCGAGATCAACCACTACGATCCCGAAAACGACGAGATCAACGTCCAGGATGTCTACCAGTGGCAGGCGGAGACGGACGAGTACCTCAAGATGGGCCAATCAAACACCCTCGACGGGATCGCCTTCGATCGCGGGTGGCGCTACGATCGACTCGAGAGCGAACTGCTCGTCCGCGAGATCGTCCTCGCGTACCTCATTCACGAGGGACTAAACACGTACACGCAGGTCGCGGCGACCCTGCAGGCGTTCCTCAACGACCCCGAGACAATCCTGACGCTCATCGCAACCGACGACCTGGAGCGCTCCCTCGAGGACCTCCGCGAGATGGAGTCCGTCGAGATCGACATCGACCCTGACAAGGAGGCGATGGTCCCGCGACCGGACGCGAGCGAGGAGATGCTCGAGGAAACGAAGAGGATCCTCGAAAGAGCCGATCCGGTCCTCGAGGAGTATCGCGGCCCCGAGCCCGGGGTCGACATCGTCGATGCACTCGACATCGACGCTGTTGACGACATCGAGGTGGGCGGGTTCGGCGACGACAGATCGGAATCGGCCGACGACGGCTTCGAGTCCGGCGCGGAATCGGATCTGCGGACGGAGTTCGATCTCGATTCGGGATTCGGCGCCGAGTCGGACGTCGACGCGGGGTCGGACACTACCTCCAATCCGGGTTCACCGTTCGGCGCTGGATCGGAGTCCGCCGACGGATCGGACATCCCTAACCTCGATGATCTCCGCTCTGGTGGGGACGACGACACCGACCCATGA
- a CDS encoding pyridoxal phosphate-dependent aminotransferase — MSLTPSERVVDVPPSGIRRFFELAEEMDDVISLGVGEPDFSTPWSAREAAITSLERGQTSYTANRGKRELREEIASDVRRWNLEYDPDTEILVTAGASEAIDLAFRALVDPGDTVAVAQPSYVSYVPGVTFSGGEVLDVPTRVEDEFKLTPEVLSAAGAEVADLLVYCYPNNPTGATMNREELAAVADFCLEHDVAVLADEIYADLTYEGDHVSIAEFDGMRERTVVFNGFSKSHAMTGLRLGYALGPEHAIAAMNRVHQYTMLSAPTTAQHAGIEALRNCREDVVDMRTQYDRRRRFVLSRFSEMGIDCFEATGAFYVFPECPGDDAEQFAEDLLEAESVAMVPGNAFGVGADGHLRASYATGLSDLKEAMDRLERFVS, encoded by the coding sequence ATGAGCCTGACGCCGTCCGAGCGGGTCGTGGACGTGCCGCCGTCGGGGATCCGCCGCTTTTTCGAACTCGCAGAGGAGATGGACGACGTCATCTCGTTGGGGGTCGGCGAGCCGGACTTCTCCACGCCGTGGTCCGCTCGCGAGGCCGCGATCACCTCGCTCGAACGCGGGCAAACGTCCTACACCGCCAATCGAGGCAAGCGCGAACTCCGCGAGGAGATCGCGTCGGACGTGCGACGGTGGAACCTCGAGTACGACCCGGACACCGAGATCCTGGTCACCGCCGGTGCGAGCGAGGCGATCGACCTCGCGTTCCGCGCGCTGGTCGATCCCGGCGACACCGTCGCCGTCGCGCAGCCGTCGTACGTCTCGTACGTCCCCGGTGTCACGTTCTCGGGCGGCGAGGTGCTCGACGTCCCCACACGCGTCGAGGACGAGTTCAAACTCACCCCGGAGGTTCTCTCGGCGGCCGGCGCGGAGGTGGCCGACCTGCTCGTCTACTGCTATCCGAACAATCCGACGGGGGCGACGATGAACCGCGAGGAACTCGCCGCAGTCGCCGACTTCTGTCTCGAACACGACGTCGCGGTCCTCGCCGACGAGATCTACGCGGACCTCACCTACGAGGGCGACCACGTCTCGATCGCCGAGTTCGACGGGATGCGCGAGCGAACGGTCGTGTTCAACGGCTTTTCGAAGTCCCACGCGATGACCGGGCTCCGACTCGGCTATGCGCTGGGGCCCGAGCACGCCATCGCCGCGATGAACCGGGTCCATCAGTACACGATGCTCTCGGCCCCGACGACGGCCCAACACGCCGGCATCGAGGCGCTTCGCAACTGTCGGGAGGACGTCGTCGATATGCGGACCCAGTACGACCGCCGTCGCCGGTTCGTGCTCTCGCGCTTTTCGGAGATGGGGATCGACTGCTTCGAGGCGACCGGCGCGTTCTACGTCTTCCCGGAGTGCCCGGGCGACGACGCCGAGCAGTTCGCCGAGGATCTCCTCGAAGCCGAGTCCGTCGCGATGGTGCCCGGTAACGCCTTCGGCGTCGGCGCTGATGGTCACCTCCGGGCCTCCTATGCGACCGGCCTCAGTGATCTCAAAGAGGCGATGGATCGCCTCGAACGCTTCGTTTCGTAG
- a CDS encoding Lrp/AsnC family transcriptional regulator yields the protein MEHADELLELLCENARYETSDLARLTDLSEATVEETIAELEADGIIQGYTAVVDWDAVSDDRVQAHVELNVTLDRETSYRDVAERVAGFREVQGLRLVSGDYDFALEVEGENMREVSRFISDKVAPLPEITQTVTHYIMETYKQSGHRFDDGDDDDRLSVTP from the coding sequence ATGGAGCACGCCGACGAACTGTTGGAGCTTCTGTGTGAGAACGCCCGATACGAGACGTCAGATCTCGCTCGACTCACCGATCTCTCGGAGGCAACAGTCGAGGAGACGATCGCGGAGCTCGAAGCAGACGGTATCATCCAGGGGTACACGGCAGTCGTCGATTGGGACGCGGTCAGCGACGACCGCGTGCAGGCGCACGTCGAACTCAACGTCACGTTGGATCGCGAGACCAGCTACCGCGATGTCGCCGAACGCGTCGCCGGGTTCCGCGAAGTGCAGGGGCTCCGGCTCGTCTCCGGCGACTACGATTTCGCCCTCGAAGTCGAGGGTGAGAACATGCGCGAGGTGTCCCGGTTCATCAGCGACAAGGTCGCCCCGCTGCCGGAGATCACCCAGACGGTCACCCACTACATCATGGAGACGTACAAACAGAGCGGTCATCGTTTCGACGACGGGGACGACGACGATCGTCTCTCGGTCACGCCATGA
- a CDS encoding MFS transporter gives MTRRPVQFVIGLVAGSHVVNHAYMLLFAPAFPLLRAEFGVSLAAVGLSLGVVNMAVTAGQLPLGYVSDTYSHTAVLVGSLVVGTVGCVLAAIAPTYEWLIASAVVIGLGVSGHHPAHYPLIAAATTDEYRSRAYSIHGFAGALGLALPFAVVSAAVAIGLGWRAAVAAVAALGLVYTLLTVLAVRRIPRSISHAGADARAADETGSSDEETLSGRLGSYGRTLVSSPLVLLLTALWFVNSVSIWGIRTYAATLLDLGYGLSAGAANTVVTAMLVIGAVVLLGGGYLADRVGPMAMLFVGYSALVALTTVVGIGRLPMLAAVAAVSLLAATVDLSRPARATLTDMASQRTDVGKNFALITLGISAGGVVAPPVFGYVIETVGVGAAFVAIAAVAASALGLSVPIARLRSA, from the coding sequence GTGACACGCCGACCGGTCCAGTTCGTCATCGGGCTCGTCGCCGGCTCTCACGTCGTTAACCACGCGTACATGCTGCTTTTCGCGCCGGCCTTTCCCCTCCTGCGCGCCGAGTTCGGCGTCTCGCTCGCCGCGGTGGGCCTCTCACTCGGGGTGGTGAACATGGCTGTCACGGCCGGCCAGCTCCCGCTCGGGTACGTCTCCGATACGTACAGCCACACGGCCGTTCTCGTCGGCTCGCTCGTTGTCGGTACCGTCGGCTGCGTCCTCGCTGCGATCGCGCCGACCTACGAGTGGCTCATCGCCTCGGCCGTCGTCATCGGTCTCGGCGTCTCGGGTCACCACCCAGCGCACTACCCGCTCATCGCGGCGGCGACCACCGACGAATACCGATCGCGCGCGTACAGTATTCACGGATTCGCCGGTGCGCTCGGACTGGCGCTCCCGTTTGCCGTCGTGTCGGCGGCGGTCGCCATCGGACTCGGGTGGCGAGCGGCGGTCGCGGCGGTCGCGGCGCTGGGCCTCGTATACACTCTCCTGACGGTACTCGCGGTTCGACGAATCCCGCGCTCGATCTCCCACGCGGGGGCGGACGCGCGAGCGGCCGACGAGACCGGATCGTCGGACGAAGAGACGCTCAGCGGTCGGCTCGGAAGCTACGGCCGAACGCTCGTCTCGTCGCCGCTCGTCCTGCTTCTCACCGCGCTGTGGTTCGTCAATAGCGTCTCGATCTGGGGAATCCGAACCTACGCCGCGACGCTGTTGGATCTCGGATACGGCCTCTCGGCCGGCGCTGCCAACACCGTCGTGACCGCGATGCTCGTCATCGGGGCGGTCGTGCTGCTTGGCGGCGGGTACCTCGCCGATCGAGTCGGGCCGATGGCGATGCTGTTCGTCGGGTATAGTGCGCTCGTCGCGCTCACGACGGTGGTCGGGATCGGACGGCTACCCATGTTGGCCGCGGTCGCTGCCGTCTCGCTTCTGGCGGCGACGGTCGATCTCTCCCGCCCAGCACGGGCGACCCTGACCGACATGGCATCGCAGCGGACGGATGTCGGAAAGAACTTCGCGCTCATCACGCTCGGGATCTCGGCCGGTGGCGTGGTCGCCCCGCCGGTGTTCGGCTACGTCATCGAAACGGTCGGCGTCGGTGCCGCGTTCGTCGCGATCGCCGCAGTCGCCGCATCCGCCCTCGGTCTCTCCGTTCCGATCGCGCGGCTCCGCTCGGCGTAA
- a CDS encoding MBL fold metallo-hydrolase — protein MPTVRNIARGVHSFTSNAFLVEGDRTVLVDAGSNFDAVDRIGDAVDALDAIVLTHTHPDHIGNVESVVDAFEVAVWGFDPDRDLVDHAIADGDAVAIGDDRYDVLHTPGHKNDHVCLHSPAAGTLFAGDLVFANGGFGRTDLPEGDHTKLIESIEYLLSAVDGSLSTMYVGHGPTVDADPIHHVELALQAARMSN, from the coding sequence ATGCCCACCGTTCGAAACATCGCGCGCGGCGTCCACTCGTTCACCAGCAACGCCTTTCTCGTCGAGGGCGACAGGACCGTCCTCGTCGACGCCGGGAGCAACTTCGACGCCGTCGATCGGATCGGCGACGCGGTCGACGCGCTCGATGCGATCGTCCTCACGCACACACATCCGGATCACATCGGCAACGTCGAATCGGTCGTCGACGCGTTCGAGGTGGCCGTCTGGGGGTTCGACCCAGACCGCGACCTCGTCGATCACGCGATCGCCGACGGGGACGCCGTGGCGATCGGCGACGACCGCTACGACGTACTCCACACGCCCGGCCACAAGAACGACCACGTCTGTTTGCACTCGCCGGCCGCTGGCACGCTCTTCGCGGGCGATCTGGTGTTCGCCAACGGCGGCTTCGGTCGGACGGATCTGCCGGAGGGCGACCACACCAAACTGATCGAAAGCATCGAGTACCTGCTGTCGGCGGTCGACGGCTCGCTCTCGACGATGTATGTCGGGCACGGTCCCACTGTCGACGCCGACCCGATTCACCACGTCGAACTCGCGCTGCAAGCGGCTCGAATGAGCAACTAA